In the Malania oleifera isolate guangnan ecotype guangnan chromosome 1, ASM2987363v1, whole genome shotgun sequence genome, one interval contains:
- the LOC131164127 gene encoding uncharacterized protein LOC131164127 yields MVEMARGLGEQSCMIEQFTGMRPPSFSGGVDPLMAENWVQDIEDMLIVLPCTYEQKVLFATFKLTGEAKCQWRSARLLEEQIPNSVARTWTRFREIFFKRYFAATIRSAKEAEVLHLTQGSMTVQQYVARFIELSQFTQYLVSTKERKARKFEEGLR; encoded by the coding sequence ATGGTAGAGATGGCTAGAGGTTTAGGGGAGCAgagctgcatgattgagcagttcacagGTATGAGACCCCCATCATTCTCTGGAGGAGTTGACCCACTTATGGCTGAGAACTGGGTCCAGGATATAGAGGACATGCTGATAGTTCTCCCATGTACATATGAGCAAAAAGTATTGTTTGCAACATTTAAGCTGACGGGGGAGGCAAAGTGCCAatggagatcagcgagactgttggaggagcagatACCTAACTCTGTAGCGAGGACGTGGACCCGCTTCagggaaatatttttcaagagatacttcgCCGCTACTATTAGAAGTGCAAAAGAAGCAGAGGTTTTGCACTTAACGCAAGGATCGATGACAGTACAACAATATGTAGCTAGATTCATTGAGCTATCTCAGTTTACTCAGTATTTGGTATCGACTAAGGAAAGAAAAGCGAGGAAGTTCGAGGAGGGCCTGAGATAG